The window GATATGATGACTTGCATAGTGTTACCAGGGATATCAGCCAGGACGGGTCGATCTCATTTGCCATAGTTTCGGGTGATGTCTCTGAAATGGATGTGGGTCAAAACCTCATGCTGGCCAAATCCTTGTTGGACAGCATGAATATCCCCTACTTGATCATTCCCGGCAACCACGACACAAAATGGTCCTCATCTGGAGGCGAACGTTTTGAACAGATCTGGGGAGCTGACCGTTTCAACAAGGAGATTGGCGAATTTCGATTTATTGGTATCCATCAAGGACCCATGTTACGGATGGGCGATGGCTATATCGATCCGGCAGATATCACGTGGGTCGATTCAATTCTCCAGGCTCTCCCCGACCCCAGGCAGAAAATCTTTATTGTGCAACACTACCCCCTTGATCCTTCAGTAGACAACTGGTATGCCTTTATGGATGTTATCGTGCCCTACAACATTCAAGCAGTGCTTCATGGGCATGGTCACGGTAACAGAGTGACTTCTTTTGAAGGAATACCTGGCATCATGAGTCGTTCAACTCTCCGCAGAAAGCAGGACTCCAGTGGCTACACCTTGGTTCGTCTCCAGGATAACCAGGCTGATTTTTATGAGAAGTCTCTGGCAACTGATAGTCTGGAACTATGGCATTCGCTACCTCTGGGGAATCATGATTATCGTGATTCACTGCGTTTACCGCTCCCTGATTATTCTCATAACGAAACATCCGGTGTTACGCTAGCCTGGCAAACTTCAGTTGGCTCACTAATCACTTCAAATCCAACTCTGCACGACAATACTGTCTTTGTCAGCACGATGTCAGGTGCCGTGATTGCTCTGGATATAAGCAACGGTCAACCCACCTGGAACTGGCAGGGTCAGGGAGCCATTCACTCCACACCGGCAATTAGAGGGGATCGATTAATTGTAGGATCGGTTGATTCGACTATCACTTGTTTGTCAGGGAGTGATGGTAAATTGAAGTGGCAAATTAAAACCACTGGATCAGTTCTGGGGTCGCCTCTCATCCATAAGAACCGGGTTTATATCGGTAGTGGTGATGGGGTTTTCCGATGTCTGAACCTGCGTAACGGTAAGGTCAAATGGGCTTATCCTGAAATTGGTGGATATATCGAAACTCGTCCGATCATGGCTGAGGATAAGATCATGTTTGGCGCCTGGGATGGCAGCTTCTATGCGCTTCATGCCAAGCGCGGTGAATTGCTCTGGAAGTGGTCTGATGGCAGATCTGGTCTCCTGTATTCACCAGCTGCTTGTTGGCCGGTTTCAGCTCATGGAAAGGTCTTTGTTGTGGCACCTGATCGAGCTATGACTGCCATCGATAATGCTAACGGTGAAACGGTTTGGCGCAAAACAGGTCACAAGGTCCGGGAAATGATCGGTATCTCTGAAGATGGTGAAACCATTTTCGCCCGCACTATGCAGGACAGCGTATTTGCCATTAACAGTGCGTCTGATGAATTTGAGCTAAAGTGGGACAGGCATGTTGGCTTCGGCTATGATTTCAATGCGGCGGCTATGGTTGAGCAGGATGGACGTTTGTATTTCAGCACCAAAGATGGTTGGGTGTATTGTCTGGATAGTTCTACTGGAGAGTTGCTCTGGCACTACCGGGTCAGTGACGGTCTGGTTAATGCGGTCGAACCAGTAAACGGAAATGCAGTTTTGACAACTGCTGCTGATGGTAAGGTGAGTTTGTTGAGTTTTTGAGTTCTTGAGTTTGAAGCGTTTTTGAGTTCGATATTGGCTTACTCGTCACTCGTCTCTCGTCACCTGTCACTCATCACTGGTCGCTTGTCACCAAACACTTTTCCAGCAATATATTTCCCAATTTCCAAACTGGCTGTGGCTGCTGGTGAGGGTGCATTCAATACAAAGATGGCATTTTTAGCTTCCACCAGATGAAAATCATCGAGAAGACTGCCGTCTGAACGCAAGGCCTGGGCTCTAACTCCAGCTTCACCCCTGATCAGGTCATCTGACTGAATCTCAGGGATTAATTTCTGAACACTTTTCAGAAAGGCTGCTTTGAAAACTGATCTAACCATTTCTCTGGTGCCTTCACCCAGATAATTGCCTGCTAATTTCCAGAAACCAGGGAAGGTCAAGGTTTCGAACAAATCACGCCCATTAATGGCACCCCAGGTATAGCCCTCGCGGCTGAAGGCCAGTACTGCGTTGGGTCCCGCATGGACACTACCATCAATCAGACGGGTCATGTGGACACCCAGAAAGGGAAATTTTGGGTTGGGTACTGGGTAGATCAGATTCCTGACCAAGTGACGCTTCTCTGCCTTCACGTGCCAGTACTCACCCCGGAAAGGCACGATCTTCATCTGCGGATTCACACCAGCTTTTTTTGCAATGCGGTCTGAAAAAAGCCCTGCAGAAGCAATCAAGTATTTTGTTTGAAAGCTACCTTGATCGGTGGTTATTGCGTATCCCCGGTTCAGTTCCTTTAGTCCCTCAACTTGACAATTCAGGATGAGATCAACACCCTGATCTTGCAATAATTCGATGTATTTTCCAGCTACAACCTTGAAATCGACGATACCGGTTGAAGGGACTTTCAGGGCAGCCACACAATTGACATGAGGTTCGATCTCATGGGCTTCATCAGTATCTAACAGGCTGATATCCAGTCCATTAGCCATCGCTCTTTCATGTAATATATGCAACCCAGATAGCTGGTCATTGGCAGTTGCTACGATCAATTTGCCGCATCGATCGTGGGGAATGTCATGTTGCTGACAAAAGGCGATCAGCGAAGCATTTCCGGCCAAGGCAAATTGAGCCTTTTTACTACCAGGTTTGTAATAAACACCGGCATGGATCACGCCACTGTTGCGACCGGATTGATGCTGAGCCCAATCCCCTTCTTTTTCCAGAACAGCCAGATGACAATCCGGATCCTGTTCCTTGATCGCCAAAGCCGTGGCCAGTCCCACCAATCCCCCACCAAGTATCAGTTTATCATATACCATGCGTTATTTCGTATTGAGAAAAGGCTTTATACTAATTGTGGCATTGTTGAGGCGAAGCATTGTTGAAACAAGGCGTTGCCTTGTCTTTACTTGTGCAGGGTTTTTTTGATCAATTGCTCAGTAGTTAATTGAGTGTCACTGTCCTTCACAATTTTGCGGATCTTCGCATAAACTTCTGAACGGGCATAGCCTAGCGCTTCCAAAGCCATGATGGCTTCTTCCTCAACACTGCGGGTTCCAAGTGTAGTAGTAAGATCACCTGGCTCAGTGATACCCAGACCTTTTTCGATCTTGGGCTTAAGCTCAAGGATGATACGTTTGGCAGTGGTTGGACCGATTCCCG of the Candidatus Neomarinimicrobiota bacterium genome contains:
- a CDS encoding PQQ-binding-like beta-propeller repeat protein, with the translated sequence MLLLIRSLLSIILTATVVWSQTTDSTTISFAWLTDTHVGASTGYDDLHSVTRDISQDGSISFAIVSGDVSEMDVGQNLMLAKSLLDSMNIPYLIIPGNHDTKWSSSGGERFEQIWGADRFNKEIGEFRFIGIHQGPMLRMGDGYIDPADITWVDSILQALPDPRQKIFIVQHYPLDPSVDNWYAFMDVIVPYNIQAVLHGHGHGNRVTSFEGIPGIMSRSTLRRKQDSSGYTLVRLQDNQADFYEKSLATDSLELWHSLPLGNHDYRDSLRLPLPDYSHNETSGVTLAWQTSVGSLITSNPTLHDNTVFVSTMSGAVIALDISNGQPTWNWQGQGAIHSTPAIRGDRLIVGSVDSTITCLSGSDGKLKWQIKTTGSVLGSPLIHKNRVYIGSGDGVFRCLNLRNGKVKWAYPEIGGYIETRPIMAEDKIMFGAWDGSFYALHAKRGELLWKWSDGRSGLLYSPAACWPVSAHGKVFVVAPDRAMTAIDNANGETVWRKTGHKVREMIGISEDGETIFARTMQDSVFAINSASDEFELKWDRHVGFGYDFNAAAMVEQDGRLYFSTKDGWVYCLDSSTGELLWHYRVSDGLVNAVEPVNGNAVLTTAADGKVSLLSF
- the lhgO gene encoding L-2-hydroxyglutarate oxidase produces the protein MVYDKLILGGGLVGLATALAIKEQDPDCHLAVLEKEGDWAQHQSGRNSGVIHAGVYYKPGSKKAQFALAGNASLIAFCQQHDIPHDRCGKLIVATANDQLSGLHILHERAMANGLDISLLDTDEAHEIEPHVNCVAALKVPSTGIVDFKVVAGKYIELLQDQGVDLILNCQVEGLKELNRGYAITTDQGSFQTKYLIASAGLFSDRIAKKAGVNPQMKIVPFRGEYWHVKAEKRHLVRNLIYPVPNPKFPFLGVHMTRLIDGSVHAGPNAVLAFSREGYTWGAINGRDLFETLTFPGFWKLAGNYLGEGTREMVRSVFKAAFLKSVQKLIPEIQSDDLIRGEAGVRAQALRSDGSLLDDFHLVEAKNAIFVLNAPSPAATASLEIGKYIAGKVFGDKRPVMSDR